A genomic window from Deltaproteobacteria bacterium includes:
- a CDS encoding cytochrome C encodes MSSLFKPSSNTAFRIALFALALLFGGGLIAGPMIYVRTPFYTQQQDPVDQPVQFDHRHHVGDEGIDCRYCHYLVEKSPAAGVPPTSLCLNCHEQIWNKSPKLAPVRESYFADRPIVWNKVNKLPHFVYFNHSIHVKQGVGCVTCHGRVDEMAQVEKAQPLTMGWCLECHRQPERYLRPRDQVTSMTYKPKSDQLAIGRELKEQYHVETRTSCTTCHR; translated from the coding sequence ATGAGCTCTCTGTTCAAGCCCTCTTCGAACACCGCGTTCCGGATCGCGCTGTTCGCCCTCGCGCTGCTATTCGGCGGCGGGTTGATTGCAGGCCCGATGATCTACGTACGGACGCCGTTCTATACGCAGCAACAGGATCCGGTGGACCAGCCGGTGCAGTTCGACCATCGCCACCACGTCGGCGATGAAGGCATCGACTGCCGCTACTGCCATTACCTGGTGGAGAAGTCGCCTGCAGCCGGCGTGCCGCCGACCTCGCTCTGCCTGAACTGCCACGAGCAGATCTGGAACAAGAGCCCCAAGCTAGCGCCGGTCCGCGAGAGCTATTTCGCCGACCGGCCCATCGTCTGGAACAAGGTCAACAAGCTGCCGCACTTCGTCTACTTCAACCATTCCATCCACGTGAAGCAGGGTGTCGGTTGCGTCACCTGCCATGGCCGCGTCGACGAGATGGCGCAGGTGGAAAAGGCGCAACCGCTGACCATGGGGTGGTGCCTGGAGTGCCATCGCCAGCCGGAGAGATATCTGCGACCGCGCGATCAGGTCACCAGCATGACCTACAAGCCGAAGAGCGATCAGCTCGCGATCGGCCGGGAGCTGAAAGAGCAGTACCACGTCGAGACCCGCACGAGCTGCACCACATGCCATCGCTGA
- a CDS encoding thiamine pyrophosphate-requiring protein, whose protein sequence is MAKTVGDFLYQRLRAWGVQRVFGYPGDGINGIMAAFEHAGDERPRFIQARHEELAAFMAGAHAKFTGEPGVCLATSGPGAIHLLNGLYDAAMDHQPVVAIVGQSATTALGGEYQQEVDLQNLFKDVAHNYVTTVTAPSSVRHAIDRAFRIAISEKCVTCVIVPKDLQEEKAVEQQEHAHNTIHSSVGYTAPRIVPRDEDLKRAAEVLNAGQKVAMLVGAGCMRAAAEVVQVADVLGAGIAKALLGKAVLPDDTPGCTGSIGLLGTKASWKMMSECDTLLMVGSSFPYSEFLPKEGQARGVQIDLKGRMLGIRYPMEVNLHGDAAETLRALLPYLKRKVNRGWRQQIEGSMREWRQILEAHAAVEAKPINPAFVYRELNKRLPERAIFTADSGSSATWYARYLDFRAGMMGSLSGNLATMGPAMPYAVAAKFAYPDRPVFALVGDGAMQMNGNNVLVTVKKYWREWKDPRFVVLVLNNRDLNMVTWELRAQAGEPKFEGSQEIPDFPYAGYAESLGLLGLRVDRPEDVGRTWDAALAADRPVLVEALVDPEFPMMPPHVTLEEAKAYAKAVLKGDPDKRHMIGETIKAAVAGVFKKDGEKGG, encoded by the coding sequence ATGGCAAAGACGGTGGGCGATTTTCTCTACCAGCGGCTGCGCGCGTGGGGAGTGCAGCGGGTCTTTGGCTATCCCGGGGACGGGATCAACGGGATCATGGCCGCGTTCGAGCACGCGGGCGACGAGCGACCGCGGTTCATCCAGGCGCGTCACGAGGAACTGGCCGCATTCATGGCCGGCGCCCATGCAAAGTTTACCGGCGAACCCGGAGTATGCCTCGCGACCTCGGGACCCGGCGCGATCCACCTGCTCAACGGCCTTTACGACGCCGCGATGGATCACCAGCCGGTGGTGGCCATCGTCGGGCAGTCCGCGACCACGGCGCTCGGCGGCGAATACCAGCAGGAGGTCGACCTCCAGAACCTGTTCAAGGACGTGGCGCACAACTACGTGACGACGGTGACGGCACCCTCGTCGGTCCGTCACGCGATCGATCGCGCCTTCCGCATTGCAATCTCCGAGAAGTGCGTCACCTGCGTCATCGTTCCGAAGGACTTGCAGGAGGAGAAGGCGGTCGAGCAGCAGGAACACGCGCACAACACCATCCACTCCAGCGTCGGCTACACGGCGCCCCGCATCGTTCCCCGCGACGAAGACCTGAAGCGCGCCGCGGAGGTGCTCAATGCCGGGCAGAAGGTGGCGATGCTCGTCGGCGCCGGCTGCATGCGTGCGGCGGCCGAGGTGGTGCAGGTGGCGGACGTGCTCGGCGCGGGCATTGCCAAGGCGCTATTGGGAAAGGCCGTCCTTCCCGACGATACCCCCGGGTGCACCGGAAGCATTGGTCTGCTCGGCACCAAGGCGTCGTGGAAGATGATGAGCGAGTGCGACACGCTGCTGATGGTGGGCTCGTCGTTCCCCTACTCGGAGTTCCTCCCGAAGGAGGGTCAGGCTCGCGGCGTGCAGATCGATCTGAAGGGCCGCATGCTCGGGATCCGCTATCCGATGGAGGTGAACCTGCACGGCGACGCGGCGGAGACCCTGCGGGCGCTCCTTCCGTATCTGAAGCGGAAGGTGAATCGCGGCTGGCGCCAGCAGATCGAGGGCAGCATGCGCGAATGGCGGCAGATCCTCGAGGCGCACGCTGCCGTGGAGGCGAAGCCGATCAACCCGGCGTTCGTGTACCGCGAGTTGAACAAGCGCCTCCCGGAGCGCGCGATCTTCACCGCCGACTCCGGCAGCTCGGCTACCTGGTACGCGCGGTATCTCGATTTCCGGGCGGGAATGATGGGCTCGCTCTCGGGCAATCTGGCGACCATGGGCCCGGCGATGCCCTATGCCGTGGCGGCGAAGTTTGCTTACCCGGACCGGCCGGTCTTCGCGCTCGTCGGCGACGGCGCGATGCAGATGAACGGCAACAACGTCCTCGTCACCGTCAAGAAGTACTGGAGGGAGTGGAAGGACCCGCGCTTCGTCGTGCTCGTCCTCAACAACCGCGATCTCAACATGGTCACCTGGGAGCTGCGAGCGCAGGCCGGCGAGCCCAAGTTCGAAGGGTCGCAAGAGATCCCGGACTTTCCCTACGCGGGGTACGCCGAATCTCTCGGCTTGCTCGGTCTTCGCGTCGACCGGCCCGAGGACGTCGGACGGACCTGGGATGCCGCCCTGGCGGCGGACCGGCCGGTGCTGGTGGAAGCGCTCGTGGATCCGGAATTTCCCATGATGCCGCCGCACGTCACGCTCGAGGAAGCGAAGGCGTACGCGAAGGCGGTTCTCAAGGGGGATCCCGACAAGCGGCACATGATCGGCGAGACGATCAAAGCGGCGGTGGCCGGCGTCTTCAAGAAAGACGGCGAGAAAGGCGGATAA
- a CDS encoding mandelate racemase has translation MAEIGEIQVSAYDVPTESQPESDGTAIWSKTTLVVVEVQAGAWRGLGYTYADAGAARLLRDVVAPAVRGLHPFDTRRIYEAACASVRNHGRSGAGAMAISALDVAAWDLKAKMLGVPVAKLLGTVRSEVPAYGSGGFTSYPESRLADQLSRWADEGFRFVKMKVGREPDRDLQRVRTARKAIGRGRGLFVDANGAYSRKQALRFARDFAEEGVSWFEEPVVKTDLQGLRLVRDAAPMEVTGGEYAWEPHDFRELLPVLDVVQADVTRCGGFTGFLDAHALVRAHELPMSTHCAPALHVALGCALPGVRHLEWFFDHQRIERMLFDGAPTPVHGLLRPDLSRPGLGLVFKVQDAAQFGVQL, from the coding sequence TTGGCGGAGATCGGCGAAATCCAGGTCTCCGCTTACGACGTTCCGACGGAGAGCCAGCCGGAGTCGGATGGCACCGCCATCTGGAGCAAGACCACGCTGGTCGTGGTGGAGGTTCAAGCGGGAGCCTGGCGCGGGCTCGGATACACGTACGCGGATGCCGGCGCGGCGCGCCTCCTCCGCGACGTGGTCGCCCCGGCGGTGCGCGGGCTCCATCCGTTCGATACGCGCCGAATCTACGAGGCAGCGTGCGCGTCCGTCCGCAACCACGGCCGCTCCGGCGCCGGAGCGATGGCGATCTCGGCACTGGATGTCGCCGCCTGGGACCTCAAGGCGAAGATGCTCGGCGTTCCGGTCGCGAAGCTGCTCGGGACGGTGCGCTCCGAGGTTCCGGCCTACGGCAGCGGAGGGTTCACCTCGTATCCGGAATCCCGGCTCGCTGACCAGCTCTCGCGATGGGCCGACGAAGGGTTCCGCTTCGTGAAGATGAAGGTGGGCCGCGAGCCGGATCGCGACCTGCAGCGCGTGCGGACGGCGCGCAAGGCGATTGGGCGGGGACGCGGGCTGTTCGTCGACGCAAACGGCGCGTACTCGCGCAAACAGGCGCTCCGGTTTGCGCGCGACTTCGCCGAAGAGGGCGTGAGCTGGTTCGAGGAGCCCGTGGTGAAGACCGATCTCCAGGGGCTGCGGCTCGTCCGTGACGCGGCACCGATGGAGGTCACGGGCGGGGAGTACGCATGGGAGCCGCACGACTTCCGCGAGCTGCTGCCCGTGCTCGACGTGGTCCAGGCGGACGTGACCCGCTGCGGTGGGTTCACCGGATTTCTCGACGCGCACGCGCTGGTGCGCGCCCATGAATTGCCGATGTCCACGCATTGCGCACCGGCGCTGCACGTGGCTCTTGGATGCGCGCTTCCGGGCGTGCGGCACCTCGAATGGTTCTTCGACCACCAGAGAATCGAGCGGATGCTCTTCGACGGCGCGCCGACCCCGGTTCACGGCTTGCTGCGGCCGGATCTCTCGCGTCCGGGGCTGGGACTCGTGTTCAAGGTTCAGGACGCCGCGCAGTTCGGTGTGCAGCTTTAG